One segment of Canis aureus isolate CA01 unplaced genomic scaffold, VMU_Caureus_v.1.0 NW_027326412.1_RagTag, whole genome shotgun sequence DNA contains the following:
- the LOC144309476 gene encoding homeobox protein Mohawk-like — translation MGARLASTRESQPPCRRPPAAPPQVSNWFANARRRLKNTVRQPDLSWALRIKLYNKYVQGNAERLSVSSDDSCSEDGENPPRNHINEGGYNNPVHHPVTKSESSVIKAGVRPESQASEDYVSPPEYKSSLLNRYLNDSLRHVMATNAAMMGKTRQRNHSGSFSSNEFEEELVSPSSSETEGNFVYHTGKSVLFMTPCLK, via the exons ATGGGAGCGCGCCTAGCCTCGACGCGGGAGAGCCAGCCGCCCTGCCGCCGGCCGCCGGCCGCACCGCCACAG gTGTCAAATTGGTTTGCTAATGCAAGACGTCGGCTTAAGAATACCGTTCGACAGCCAGATTTAAGCTGGGCTTTACGAATAAAACTGTACAACAAGTATGTTCAAGGAAACGCTGAGCGACTTAGTGTAAGCAGCGATGATTCATGTTCTGaag ATGGAGAAAATCCTCCAAGAAACCACATAAATGAAGGGGGCTATAATAATCCAGTTCATCATCCTGTGACTAAAAGTGAAAGCTCAGTCATAAAAGCTGGAGTGAGGCCAGAGTCACAGGCCAGTGAGGACTACGTATCACCCCCCGAATACAAGAGCAGCTTATTGAATCGTTACCTTAACGACTCCTTGAGACATGTCATGGCCACAAATGCTGCCATGATGGGAAAGACAAGGCAAAGAAACCATTCGGGATCTTTTAGTTCCAATGAATTTGAGGAAGAATTGGTGTCTCCCTCATCATCAGAAACCGAAGGCAACTTTGTCTACCATACAGGTAAGTCTGTGCTTTTCATGACACCTTgtttaaaatag